A single window of Aythya fuligula isolate bAytFul2 chromosome Z, bAytFul2.pri, whole genome shotgun sequence DNA harbors:
- the LOC116501156 gene encoding molybdopterin synthase catalytic subunit, whose amino-acid sequence MGESEDVPKDFIKLKSEKLSVDEVSELVISPNCGAVSLFIGTTRNNFEGKKVIHLEYEAYTSMAEMEIKKICRDVRQKWPSVKHIAMHHRLGVVPITEASVIIAVSSPHRTESLEAVMYCINTLKAFVPIWKKEIYEDEYSWKENKECFWANSEK is encoded by the exons ATGGGTGAAAGTGAAGATGTGCCAAAAGATTTTATCAAGCTCAAGTCTGAAAAACTGTCTGTAGATGAAGTGTCAGAGCTGGTCATTTCACCAAACTGTGGGGCAGTGTCTCTGTTCATTG GTACTAcgagaaataattttgaagggaaaaaagtaattcaCTTAGAGTATGAAGCATATACGTCAATGGCAgagatggaaataaagaaaatctgcagaGATGTTAGACAGAAATGGCCATCAGTCAAACATATTGCAATGCACCATAGACTTGG AGTGGTTCCAATAACTGAAGCAAGTGTAATTATTGCAGTGTCGTCTCCACACAGAACAGAATCCCTTGAGGCTGTAATGTACTGCATCAACACCTTAAAAGCATTCGTCCCAATATGGAAAAAG GAGATTTATGAGGACGAATattcttggaaagaaaacaaggaatgcTTTTGggcaaattcagaaaaataa
- the LOC116501157 gene encoding molybdopterin synthase sulfur carrier subunit-like codes for MRCQVTVLYFARSAELAGLRSESVSVPQRLTSLQLWEEIVKIHPRLAVIQDQVIFAVQQEYVLLGDQLLVLQTGDEVAIIPPISGG; via the exons ATGCGCTGCCAG gTGACGGTGCTGTACTTTGCCAGGAGCGCTGAGCTGGCGGGGCTGCGCTCCGAGAGCGTTTCTGTGCCGCAGCGGCtcacctccctgcagctctgggaagaAATTGTTAAAATCCATCCAAG GCTTGCTGTCATCCAGGATCAAGTGATTTTTGCTGTTCAGCAGGAGTACGTGCTTCTTGGAGATCAGCTCCTGGTCCTGCAGACAGGAGACGAGGTTGCCATCATCCCACCAATTAGTGGAGGCTGA